The following are encoded in a window of Cucurbita pepo subsp. pepo cultivar mu-cu-16 chromosome LG12, ASM280686v2, whole genome shotgun sequence genomic DNA:
- the LOC111806969 gene encoding DNA ligase 1-like, whose amino-acid sequence MSRCFPFPPPGYEKKSRAEDADLLKKEKSKEKKHKKEKKEKEKKEKEKKEKEKKEKEKKEKEKKEKEKKEKEKKEKEKKEKEGKEKRDKDKSDEKRREKKEKKKDKDRDKKKDRDKEKESRPSGKTGNQNGEVVVRVKHNSVEDEKHTAQLDSCIGNKISQNAFFPKETKNSKTVQEVGRRIEDGGAAKVGKFAVAQPKKDDRMATQMARNSETMFEGMEHNKNKKIDERNYNGQGIRHEERFSGNSTIPSSTTTATATVESGVAGMVKQLDKSAERKKEANDKIGPKEGEEKRGSKHKDKDKEKKGRRDDKEKKKEKKAKKAEEKNAMVDKTKEISKDNVLGRLSTNTNTSQLADSNIGAAVEENMIKKRKDFEPNGVLHEIDNRPSKLSRPASHPLKENGRILEPCSIPPSPPPSERQALGNDVILVGKERKINGVIDAHHPPASSKHKSGSQGGQDDHPQPTATPKRSPHPDSKLLSQVYSVPKMEELSDSDNQDWLFSSSKPKLEASEAAEETSQVWAEAMQIDSVDVYALPYVIPY is encoded by the exons ATGTCGCGCTGCTTTCCATTTCCGCCACCGGGATATGAAAAGAAGTCTAGGGCTGAGGATGCGGACCTACTAAAAAAG GAGAAGAGCAAAGAGAAAAAGCataaaaaggagaagaaagaaaaggagaagaaagaaaaggagaagaaagaaaaggagaagaaagaaaaggagaagaaagaaaaggagaagaaagaaaaggagaagaaagaaaaggagaagaaagaaaaggagaagaaagaaaaggag ggtaaagaaaaaagagataaGGATAAAAGTGATGAGAAACGCcgtgaaaagaaagaaaaaaagaaagacaaagacAGGGACAAGAAGAAGGATAGGGATAAGGAGAAGGAGAGTCGACCTTCGGGGAAAACTGGGAATCAAAATGGGGAGGTGGTTGTTCGAGTCAAACATAACAGTGTCGAAGATGAGAAGCATACTGCGCAACTCGATTCGTGCATTGGAAATAAGATTAGTCAGAATGCCTTTTTTCCTAAGGAGACGAAGAATTCAAAAACGGTACAGGAGGTGGGGAGGAGAATCGAGGACGGTGGAGCTGCAAAGGTTGGGAAATTTGCAGTTGCACAACCGAAAAAGGACGACAGAATGGCCACACAGATGGCTAGGAATTCCGAGACCATGTTTGAAGGCATGGAacacaacaagaacaagaaaattgatgaaagaaaCTACAATGGTCAAGGAATTAGACACGAGGAAAGGTTTAGTGGCAATTCCACGATCCCGAGTTCCACCACGACCGCAACTGCAACTGTTGAATCTGGAGTTGCAGGAATGGTTAAACAATTGGATAAAAGTGccgagagaaagaaagaagcaaaCGATAAAATCGGACCGAAAGAAGGTGAAGAAAAACGAGGGAGCAAACACAAGGATAAAgataaagagaagaaaggacGACGGGACgataaagagaagaaaaaagaaaagaaagcgaAGAAGGCGGAAGAGAAGAACGCCATGGTAGATAAAACGAAAGAGATCAGTAAGGATAACGTATTAGGTAGACTTTCTACGAATACGAATACATCACAGCTTGCTGACAGCAACATAGGTGCTGCAGTTGAGGAAAACATGATTAAGAAACGGAAAGATTTTGAGCCTAATGGAGTGTTGCATG aaATCGACAACAGACCGAGTAAGTTGTCGAGACCCGCTTCTCATccattgaaagaaaatggtagGATACTGGAACCGTGCTCGATTCCCCCGTCGCCGCCTCCTTCAGAGAGACAGGCTTTGGGAAATGACGTTATTTTGGTCGGTAAAGAACGGAAGATTAATGGCGTTATTGACGCTCACCACCCACCTGCGTCTTCGAAACACAAGTCGGGCAGCCAGGGCGGCCAAGACGATCATCCTCAACCTACTGCAACACCTAAAAGATCTCCCCATCCAGATTCGAAGCTCTTGAGCCAGGTATATTCAGTGCCCAAAATGGAGGAATTGTCTGATTCTGATAACCAAGATTGGTTATTTAGCAGCAGCAAACCCAAGTTAGAAGCTTCAGAGGCGGCTGAGGAAACGTCGCAGGTATGGGCCGAGGCAATGCAGATAGACTCGGTTGACGTTTATGCTCTTCCTTACGTTATTCCGTACTGA
- the LOC111807168 gene encoding serine hydroxymethyltransferase 4-like, whose translation MDPVNAWGNTPLVNVDPEIFDLIEKEKRRQCRGIELIASENFTSFAVIEALGSALTNKYSEGMPGNRYYGGNEFIDEIENLCRSRALEAFHVDPAKWGVNVQPYSGSPANFAAYTALLQPHDRIMGLDLPSGGHLTHGYYTSGGKKISATSIYFESLPYKVDSATGFIDYDKLEEKALDFRPKLIICGGSAYPRDWDYARFRAIADKCGALLLCDMAHISGLVAAQEAANPFEHCDVVTTTTHKSLRGPRAGMIFYRKGPKPPKKGQPENAVYDFEDKINFSVFPALQGGPHNHQIGALAVALKQAMSPGFKVYAKQVKANAVALGNYLMNKGYKLVTGGTENHLVLWDLRPLGLTGNKVEKLCDLCNITVNKNAVFGDSSALAPGGVRIGAPAMTSRGLVEKDFEQIAEFLHRAVTITLNVQKEHGKLLKDFNKGLVNNKEIEALKADVEKFSGSFEMPGFLMSEMKYKD comes from the exons ATGGATCCCGTCAATGCTTGGGGCAATACTCCTCTCGTAAACGTTGATCCTGAGATCTTCGATTTGATCGAGAAGGAGAAGCGTCGCCAATGCCGCGGAATCGAGCTCATTGCTTCTGAGAATTTCACCTCCTTCGCCGTCATCGAGGCCCTCGGAAGTGCCTTGACCAACAAGTACTCCGAGGGCATGCCGGGGAACCGATACTACGGTGGAAACGAGTTCATCGATGAGATCGAGAATCTCTGCCGTTCTCGAGCTCTCGAGGCTTTCCATGTCGATCCGGCCAAATGGGGCGTTAATGTCCAGCCCTACTCTGGTTCTCCGGCGAATTTCGCCGCCTACACCGCGTTGCTTCAGCCGCATGACCGGATTATGGGGCTGGATCTTCCTTCTGGTGGCCATTTGACGCATGGTTACTACACCTCCGGAGGGAAGAAGATCTCCGCTACCTCGATTTACTTCGAGAGTTTGCCTTACAAGGTTGATTCCGCCACTGGATTTATTGATTACGATAAGTTGGAGGAGAAGGCTTTGGATTTCAGGCCGAAGTTGATTATCTGTGGTGGCAGTGCGTACCCGAGGGACTGGGATTATGCCAGATTCAGGGCAATTGCTGATAAATGCGGTGCCCTTCTGCTCTGTGATATGGCTCACATTAGTGGTCTCGTTGCTGCTCAG GAAGCTGCGAACCCGTTCGAGCACTGTGACGTCGTGACGACCACGACTCACAAGAGTTTGAGGGGTCCTAGGGCTGGTATGATCTTCTATAGGAAGGGTCCAAAGCCCCCTAAGAAGGGTCAGCCCGAGAATGCTGTCTATGACTTTGAAGACAAGATCAACTTCTCTGTCTTCCCAGCCCTTCAGGGTGGCCCTCACAATCATCAAATTGGCGCTTTAGCTGTTGCCTTGAAGCAGGCTATGTCCCCTGGGTTCAAGGTCTATGCGAAACAAGTTAAGGCCAATGCCGTGGCCCTCGGAAATTACCTGATGAACAAGGGCTACAAACTTGTCACCGGAGGAACCGAGAACCATCTCGTTCTCTGGGATCTTCGTCCTTTGGGATTGACCG GCAACAAGGTCGAAAAGCTTTGCGACTTGTGCAACATCACTGTAAACAAAAACGCCGTGTTTGGCGACAGCAGCGCATTGGCTCCCGGAGGTGTTAGAATCG GTGCACCGGCCATGACTTCTCGAGGTTTGGTCGAGAAAGACTTCGAACAGATTGCTGAGTTCCTGCACCGTGCTGTAACCATCACCTTGAATGTCCAAAAGGAACATGGAAAGCTGTTGAAGGACTTCAACAAGGGTCTGGTAAACAACAAGGAAATCGAAGCACTGAAGGCGGACGTCGAGAAATTTTCTGGCTCGTTCGAGATGCCGGGTTTTCTCATGTCTGAGATGAAGTACAAGGATTAG